Below is a window of Myroides profundi DNA.
TTGTTCTCTAGATGGATTGATGATGAACTGCCCATCAACGCGAGCAACTCTTACCTCAGAAATAGAATTATAGAATGGAATATCTGATACTGCTAATGCTGCAGAAGCAGCTAATCCAGCTAATGCATCAGGCATTACATTTTCGTCATGAGACATTAATTGAATCATAACTTGTGTTTCTGCGTGATAGTCATCTGGGAACAATGGACGTAAACAACGGTCTACTAGACGCATTGTTAACACCTCTTGGTCACTTGGACGAGCCTCACGTTTAAAAAAGCCTCCTGGAAAACGTCCAGCAGCAGAAAATTTTTCTCTGTAATCTACAGTTAAAGGAAGGAAGTCTACACCAGGGTTAGCAGTTCTCGCTGATACAGCTGTAGCTAAAAGCATACAGTCTCCCATACGAACAACTACAGAACCATCTGCTTGTTTCGCTAATTTCCCAGTTTCGATCGAGATGCTACGGCCATCTCCTAAATCGATAATCTCTTTAGTTACCTTAGGAATCATAATAAATTAATACTTTAGGGTTTCTGTCTCTCCGAAGAGAGACATTAATAATTGTGTGTTGTGTTGTGTGTGTTGTTGTGTAGTTGTATGAAACCCAATGAAAAACCAGTCTTTTTCTGCAAAAAGGCTAAAAAGAAAAAGAGGCGCACAAAGGCACCTCTTCTCTATATTGATTATTTTCTAATACCCAATACTTTGATAATCTCACGATATCTGTTAATTTCTGTATTCTTTAAGTAGTCAAGAAGTCTTCTTCTTTTACCTACTAAAAGAACTAATGAACGCTCTGTATTATAATCTTTACGATTTTTTTTCAAGTGCTCAGTTAAATGCGTGATTCTGTATGTGAACAAAGCGATTTGTCCTTCAGCAGATCCAGTGTTAGCTGCAGCTCCACCGTGTTGTGCGAAGATCTCAGCTTTTTTCTCTTTTGATAAATACATGCCAATATTATTTTTAATGATTTTTATGCATGAAATACGGTGTATCCGTATTTACGTTTGCAAAGGTAATTTTATTTTTCAAAATACAACTATAAATAATATACTTTTTTTTAGGTTCTTATCTACCCGCTAGTACATTGATTACCAATACTTCAATTAATAACAGCATAATCTAAACATAACGCAAGTCTTCTTTATAATAGGAACTAAATAAACAATTTAGCTATTTCTACATTTAGTAATTCTAAAAATGATTGATCCTCAGCTGTAAATGCATTAATCGTATTAGAATCAATATCTATTTGCCCGATATTAACTCCATCAACAAATAACGGAACTACGATCTCAGACTTAACAGTAATACTACAAGCAATATAATTATCTTGAGCAGTCACATCTTCTACTAAAAAAGTCTCATTACTAACAGCCACCTGTCCACAAATACCCTTACCAAAAGGAATCACTGTATGGTCTGTCTCAGGACCGCTGTAAGGCCCTAAATGAAGTACTCTCTCTTCTGGCACTGCAAAGTAGAACCCAACCCAATCATAGTACGCTATTTTCTCATTTAACAGAACACATACTTGCTTTAACTTCTCTGTTCTATCTAATACATTAGATTCTAATATTGCCTTAGTTGCCACTAAAAGCTCTTGATATAAATTATTCATCTTAATTATGGTTTTATAGAAAAACAAATATAACAATCACTTCATTCTATCAATAGAAGTATTTCAAAAAAACTTACACATAGGTATAAAAGCAAAAAAGCATTAGAACTCACCTCTAATGCTTTTTTCAAACAACAATATGTAATTTCGTAGCCAAACTCACAAACTACAAAATATAATAATCTTTTTTATAGCAATTCTTCTTATTCCTTATTCGTATTGCTTTATCAAATACTTTATCAAATCAGTACTAGTAAGCATGCCTACTAATATATTTCCATCCATAACAGGCAATGATCTAAATCCTCTTTCGATAATTATTTCGGCTGCATCCTTAATACTACAATCTGCTTGTATAGTCACAACGTCCTTAACCATTACTTGTTCTATAGAGAACATATTATATATAGTGGTATCGATAATATCATCATTATCTCCTACCGTCTCTGCTAAACTAATTCTTACTAAGTCAGTATAACTGAGAATCCCTACTAACTCTCCTCCAGATAACACAGGAAGATGTCTAATCTTGTTCTCTTTAAATAACTTTTCAGCATTTGTCAATGAATCTGTTAGATTTAACTTGACAAGTTTTGAAGCCATAATACTAGAAATTGGTACATTCTGTCTCATATCATAACTTATTTTGTTAGGACAAATGTAACCTAACACTATATCTAAAAATATGATATTTATCAGATTCCAGCTTTTTTCATTTATTTTTTAAAAAAAGGCAATTTTATTTTCAGTCTAACACAACACCAACTGCATCCTCCCCTAGCGTTTATCAATACTTATCACTTCACACAAAAGAAATCTACCCAAACAGAATAATCTCTCCCCAATACAAAAAAGGAATATTTTCTCCCTCTTCAACAGTCTTTTTTATTACTAAAATAGGGGTGGTCGGCTTGTGGTCGGCATATGATAGGCATGTGCTCGGCTAAAAAGTACTATAAATAAGCCCATCACTACCCGATCACATCCCCATCAATATCCGATAATATAGAGACAGTAGCATAATAGATACACAATCAAAGTATAAAACAGGCTTTTAAAAAATCTACGGATATCATTCTTAGTATTAGATTATGCAGATAGAATCAATGACTTTACAAAATAGGAAGATGTACTTAACAATACAGAAGCTATCACACTGCAGATATAAGCATACCTAAAGACCATGAATAATGACTCTAGTTCATGGCTATCTGGGATATATTCCCAAGATAGAGAAGGTCGGACCTACATTCGATAATATTTTCGGATGGAATGTTATCTATACAATTAGCAATAAGCAGACGATGGTGATAAATCCGAGTAAATGGAAGTAGTTAACATAACCTCTTTTTTTACATTAATACTGGTATTCTAAAAAGATAAAAATACATTCACGCATGTTAATGTGGTACATCTGTTATTTATTATAGCTGTTTTAACGTACATTTGATATAATAAAATCGATCCAAATGATAAACAAAGAATACAACAAAGAAGATAATATTGATTCTTTAAAGCAATTAATAAAGGCTCAGAAACTTACAGTAAAAGAGATTAAAGATAGAATTGAGAGATATAGAAATAATATACAATATTTGCTTAGTATCAATAAACCAACTCCATTTATTAACAATCCACAAGCAATTAAACTTGCAATTCCTTACTTAGATAATTTAGCTGATTATATAGAAATCATAGAATTATATAATGAAGGTAAAATCGATTTACCTGTATAGTAATGTATATTACTAAAACAGATAAAGCCGTATTATTTACGGCGCTATCTTTGACATCAATTTTAATATTATATAATTATATAGACAGTATAAATATGATTGAAGGAATACTAACCCCAATAATAGGTTTTGCAGGTTCACTCATAGCTGCATTTGGAGCTGTATACTTAACAACTCTAAAAGAGAAAAGAAATGAAAAGAACAGTATAGAACTAACACTAATTAATTTTAAAGATATTCTTTCTGAATTGCTTTTACCTAACTTAGGTGAAATGGTTAAAGATTGTGATATTATCATTAAAGATATTCCAAATGCTGATATATTATCTATTGGGCTTACAGATAATATTTTTTTAGAAACAAAAATATCTAATCTATTAGATCAAAATATTTTATCCAAGGCACTAATATTAAAAAACATAGAAGTAAAGTATTTAATTTTTTTACAAATAAAAATGGATCTTATTTATAAAAGATCACCACAGAATTTAGTTGCTAATTTCAATAATAGCATATTACAAAATAAAACTGACAGAAGAGATAATATGCAAAAAACCATTGAAATGGAAACAAAAGTTGATTCCGTTATAATTCAAGAGTCAAGAGAAAACATTGATCGTATTTATGACGAAAATATTAATACTTTTAAACTTACGACTAAAACGAATCTAAATCAAACTAAAATTGCAATTGAGGATTTAATTACAATGATAAATAACGATTTTTTATCAAAACTCTAATTTTTCTTTTTAAACATACTAATCCTTTCCATAATATAAGAATGAAAAGGATTTTTTTTAGGTATATTTGAATTGCAACTTCTATAAATATTATGATAAATACTATACTTACAGGTTTCATAAGTGCTGTATTAGCACTATATCTAAAATATTATTATGACAAAGATAAAGAAGAAAAAGAGCTAGAGCTTGTACGATTAAGCCTATTAGATATTTTCATAGTAAATATATCTCCTGCCTTAAAAGTCCTTTCATTTGTATATAAAGATGCCGCAACCAATTTTAATGACAAAAATGTTACAAATATTATTTCTCATAACTTCATTCATTTTTTAGATATTGATTTTCAAAATTATCTTGATAAAAATAAAGTAATAGCTATTTTAGGAAAGAGAAAAATTAAATCTAGTTTATTATATAATATCAATAAAAATCTTCTTTATCTAAAAAATCAAAATGCTAAAACTATTATGGCTAATTTTCAAAAAGAAGAAAATATAATAATAGATAATTACAATAATAAGATAAGTCAATTAAACTTACTTGTATCGAATACTAAGTCTTCAGAAATAAAATTTCAATTAGATAAAAAAAAACTTGAAATAAATAATTTAAGAATTAAAACTAAATTCGAATTAGATTCTTCCTATGATATACTAAATGTGACTATAGAAATGGTTGATGAAATAATACTACATTTAAAATAGGTTTTTCATATGTTTACCAAAACAGATTTATTTCTACTTAAATATTCCTTATTACTAATAATATTTTTACTCTACATTGGACATATGAATATAAACCTTACAGATCCGACTATACAAGCAGCATTTATAGGAGTTATTGGTGCCTTAATTGCAGGTTTTGGAGCAGCTTATACAACAATACAGCTTACAGACCGAAAAGAAAGAAGACAAAAAAAGGATCATCTCCTGATTATAAAAGACTCCTTAATTAGTTTATTACATAATGAGTACATTCCAAATTTAACCAGTTTACAAATTAGTAGTCAAGATCTTGGTAAGTTTATTGATAAAGAGAAATTAAGATTTCAATTTAACATTGACACTAATTTTGAACATGAAGATGAAACAATTGAAAGTGAACAATTAAGTTTTAGTAGTGTATATTTCATGAAAACAAGCTTACTTTCTTTCTTTGATAAAGATGATTTGATTAAAATATTCCAAGAAAAAAAGATCGAAATATCTATTCTATATGGTATACTAAACTTTTATGAAAGATTATCTCAAGAAAGCCCATCTTTTATATATGACAATTATATGAATGAATATGAGAAAATTACAATTACAAACCAATCTAATTTAAAAGATTTACATGTAATGCATGAACCTGATAGTAATATTTTTAAACAAGAAGAAAGATTGGTCAAAAAAATAACTATATCAAATATTCAATCTCTATTTGCTGAGACAGAAGAAAAAGCAAAAAACTATTTTGAAGACCTTAAAACAGCTATAGAATTTACAGAGAAAATAATAAACAAATTAAGTTAAACAACCTGTCCTTTTTAAACATACTAACCCTTTCCATTTTTGTATCATGGAAAGGGTTATTTTTTGGTTAGAATCTAAAGATGCGAACTGTTTTTAAGAACAGCTTTTTATACAAGAACACCCCCTCTCTCGTTTGAGTTCAATTTCAAAAAATCAAAGAGTCATTCTGTACTGATGAGTTTTTATAATACTGCATTAATTGAGCTAAATTCAATAATCTTTTCAACAAACAATAAACGACTTATGGCTTATTCAACTCTACTAATTTCTTTCGATTAATTAGATATCTCCTGTACTTATTTATATACTTTCCCATCTATTTAATGGCATTGTCAAAAATACTTGTAGATGCCATGCACTAGTATCACCTAGTCAAATATAGTCTCTTTTGATTATGACTTTTTTCTCGTATTTACTGATAAACTTCCCACTGTTTTTTTGTGGGACATCTTTGGAAATACAATATGGTTTTTTTGAAGTTTTTGTATGATTTTTTTTCAAAAAGGAAACACTAACTCCTTGATAATAAAAAACTCACAAGAACATTGAAAAAATGCTTTGTGAGTTTTTTTATCTACTTGCGTCCGCGGGAGGGTTCGAACCCCCAACCCTCAGAGCCGAAATCTGATATTCTATCCAGTTGAACTACACGGACATTAAATCTACTATTTAGACAATAGAGATTTTACTGCAGATGAGATGGTCTTACCATCAGCTTTACC
It encodes the following:
- a CDS encoding GAF domain-containing protein, yielding MNNLYQELLVATKAILESNVLDRTEKLKQVCVLLNEKIAYYDWVGFYFAVPEERVLHLGPYSGPETDHTVIPFGKGICGQVAVSNETFLVEDVTAQDNYIACSITVKSEIVVPLFVDGVNIGQIDIDSNTINAFTAEDQSFLELLNVEIAKLFI
- the rpsO gene encoding 30S ribosomal protein S15 — its product is MYLSKEKKAEIFAQHGGAAANTGSAEGQIALFTYRITHLTEHLKKNRKDYNTERSLVLLVGKRRRLLDYLKNTEINRYREIIKVLGIRK
- a CDS encoding CBS domain-containing protein, translated to MRQNVPISSIMASKLVKLNLTDSLTNAEKLFKENKIRHLPVLSGGELVGILSYTDLVRISLAETVGDNDDIIDTTIYNMFSIEQVMVKDVVTIQADCSIKDAAEIIIERGFRSLPVMDGNILVGMLTSTDLIKYLIKQYE